One window from the genome of Thermococcus siculi encodes:
- a CDS encoding MraY family glycosyltransferase, whose product MIAIAPLIGLTLTFILTPYLARRLKKAGIIGRDIHKLDKPEVAEMGGLAILIGLTISLLPFADSTVGKVLGVFLLFGLVGIIDDLTALKQSHKVMLSLLVSIPVAFLDVPWTVDVFGYNLNLGMLYPLFAVLFATGSANLVNLLAGFNGLETGTSAIALVFLAAITESPARWVALTGAGVALGFLWWNRYPARVFPGDTGTLSMGALIGLLGIIGKVEVYAAILLIPHFLDFTIKALGVRFGVRKHGRTTVLPDGTLQAPPYPSFLGMIMRKVRVNEPKLVAIVWGIEFILGLLVLALHLSL is encoded by the coding sequence ATGATAGCGATCGCCCCGCTTATAGGTTTAACCCTAACATTCATCCTGACCCCTTACCTAGCCCGGAGGCTCAAGAAAGCGGGTATAATCGGGAGGGACATCCACAAGCTCGATAAGCCGGAGGTCGCTGAAATGGGCGGCCTCGCCATCCTGATAGGCCTGACCATCTCCCTGCTGCCCTTCGCGGATTCGACCGTCGGGAAGGTTCTGGGAGTGTTCCTTCTCTTCGGACTGGTTGGGATAATCGATGACCTCACTGCCCTGAAACAGTCCCACAAGGTCATGCTGTCCCTGCTTGTCTCCATTCCGGTAGCGTTCCTCGACGTGCCCTGGACGGTTGACGTCTTCGGTTACAACCTCAATCTTGGTATGCTCTACCCCCTCTTCGCAGTTCTCTTCGCTACCGGCTCGGCCAACCTCGTGAACCTCCTCGCGGGATTCAACGGGCTGGAAACCGGGACTTCGGCGATAGCCCTGGTGTTCCTGGCGGCCATAACCGAAAGCCCCGCCCGGTGGGTGGCTCTGACCGGGGCGGGTGTGGCCCTAGGCTTCCTCTGGTGGAACCGCTATCCGGCGAGGGTCTTTCCCGGGGACACCGGGACTCTAAGCATGGGGGCGCTGATAGGCCTCCTCGGGATAATCGGGAAGGTCGAGGTCTACGCGGCCATACTGCTCATTCCGCACTTCCTTGATTTCACGATAAAGGCCCTGGGGGTGAGGTTCGGGGTCAGAAAACACGGGAGGACAACGGTCCTGCCGGACGGGACGCTCCAGGCCCCGCCGTACCCGAGCTTCCTGGGGATGATAATGAGAAAAGTGAGGGTGAACGAGCCGAAGCTCGTCGCGATAGTGTGGGGGATAGAGTTTATTCTCGGCCTTCTCGTTCTTGCTCTTCATCTATCACTTTGA
- a CDS encoding BlaI/MecI/CopY family transcriptional regulator, translating into MEPHEFKLTEEGIKAVLPPLEAEIMEHMWKVKVATAGQVYEIMKEKHPDIRRSTISILMNRLCERGLLRRSVEKGRGGMRYVYSITSTREEFEEKVVQSILDALMTNFKEATYAYLSKIKK; encoded by the coding sequence ATGGAGCCGCACGAATTCAAGCTTACGGAGGAGGGGATAAAGGCCGTTCTCCCCCCGCTTGAGGCCGAAATCATGGAGCACATGTGGAAGGTCAAGGTCGCCACGGCCGGCCAGGTCTACGAGATCATGAAGGAGAAGCACCCCGACATAAGGCGCTCGACCATAAGCATACTCATGAACAGGCTCTGCGAGAGGGGGCTTCTCAGGAGGAGTGTTGAGAAGGGAAGAGGCGGCATGAGGTACGTCTACAGCATAACCTCCACGAGGGAAGAGTTCGAGGAGAAGGTAGTCCAGAGCATCCTCGACGCCCTTATGACGAACTTTAAGGAGGCGACCTACGCCTACCTCTCCAAGATCAAGAAGTGA
- a CDS encoding sulfide/dihydroorotate dehydrogenase-like FAD/NAD-binding protein, producing the protein MGYRITAKADLSPIDYFVEVEAPHVAEAWKPGQFVVFILHEKGERVPMSVYKAENGRIGMFIRKLGKTSLQLYHEYNVGDELWSFVGPLGKPIKVKNYGNVVFASDAVCGQAENYATLKAMKEAGNYTISIQSFENKANVYPEEFLAKPVADEHYLTTDDGSVGIKGNYLDVVKELIEKDKVDIIFAGGKLGTLAKLAELTRPYGIPTITTVRQIMVDGTGMCGSCRILYGDEIKFACRDGPMFDAHKVDWEDVLKRAERFKEQEQLAKERYLEELRARGVI; encoded by the coding sequence ATGGGATATAGGATAACCGCGAAGGCGGATTTGAGCCCCATCGACTACTTCGTAGAGGTTGAGGCACCGCACGTGGCGGAAGCCTGGAAACCCGGCCAGTTTGTGGTTTTCATTCTCCATGAGAAGGGCGAGAGGGTTCCAATGTCCGTCTACAAGGCTGAGAACGGGAGAATCGGCATGTTCATAAGAAAGCTCGGGAAGACGAGCCTTCAGCTATACCACGAATACAACGTCGGTGACGAGCTCTGGAGCTTTGTTGGGCCATTGGGTAAGCCGATTAAAGTAAAGAACTACGGAAACGTCGTGTTTGCCTCCGATGCCGTCTGCGGACAGGCGGAGAACTACGCCACGCTTAAGGCCATGAAAGAGGCCGGAAACTACACGATTTCAATACAGAGCTTCGAAAACAAGGCCAACGTCTACCCGGAGGAGTTTCTGGCCAAGCCCGTCGCGGACGAGCACTACTTGACTACCGACGATGGAAGCGTTGGAATAAAGGGCAACTATCTCGACGTTGTAAAGGAGCTGATCGAGAAGGACAAGGTTGACATAATCTTTGCCGGCGGAAAGCTGGGAACCCTCGCGAAGCTCGCCGAACTGACGAGGCCCTACGGAATTCCGACCATAACCACCGTCAGGCAGATAATGGTCGACGGAACCGGGATGTGCGGCTCGTGCAGAATCCTCTACGGGGACGAGATAAAGTTCGCCTGCAGGGACGGGCCGATGTTCGACGCCCACAAGGTCGACTGGGAGGACGTTCTGAAGAGGGCGGAGCGCTTCAAGGAGCAGGAGCAGCTGGCAAAGGAACGCTATCTTGAAGAGCTCCGCGCTAGGGGGGTGATCTGA
- a CDS encoding HAD-IA family hydrolase: MDIELVVFDLDGTLVGAPEPFVRLKEKLRSRLLAMGIPGEALGDLTPMYETLQRVSKELGIPFDELYSHMVELETERMEESFLFDGVLEVLQSLRDRGVKLAVMTRSSRRAALKALEMHGIADYFEAVSTRDDVPAGELKPNPGQLRGILEELGVEPTKVLVVGDHGYDILPARELGTLSAMITSHESGRMSFSIEVEPDFEVPTMLEFRTLVENLLDTYVVVPAYNEEQTIGSVLDSLLRYFRRDEIVVVNDGSMDRTEEIARSYGVHVLTHLINRGLGGALGTGIAYALRRGARLIITFDADGQHLIGDALRVMRPVAEGKADFAVGSRLKGDTSEMPFVKKFGNFVLDSITAIFAGKYVSDSQSGLRCFSRECASKIRITCDRYAVSSEIIIEVAKNRCRIIEVPIKAVYTDYSMRKGTNVLEGVKIALNLMFDKLR, from the coding sequence ATGGACATCGAACTCGTTGTCTTTGACCTCGACGGTACCCTCGTTGGAGCGCCGGAACCCTTTGTCCGGCTGAAGGAGAAGCTGCGCTCCCGCCTCCTCGCCATGGGAATACCCGGGGAAGCCCTCGGTGACCTCACACCCATGTACGAGACCCTCCAGAGGGTTTCAAAGGAGCTGGGAATTCCCTTCGATGAGCTGTACTCCCACATGGTCGAACTCGAGACCGAACGCATGGAGGAGAGCTTCCTCTTCGACGGCGTTCTGGAGGTTCTCCAGTCTCTCAGGGACAGGGGAGTCAAGCTTGCTGTCATGACCCGAAGCTCCCGGAGGGCCGCCCTCAAGGCCCTGGAGATGCACGGCATCGCGGACTACTTCGAGGCAGTATCGACGAGGGACGACGTTCCGGCGGGGGAACTGAAACCGAACCCCGGCCAGCTTCGCGGGATACTGGAAGAACTCGGAGTTGAACCGACTAAAGTTCTCGTCGTCGGCGACCACGGCTACGATATACTGCCGGCCAGGGAGCTGGGTACCCTCTCGGCGATGATAACCTCCCACGAGTCAGGCAGGATGAGCTTCTCCATCGAAGTCGAGCCTGATTTTGAGGTTCCAACGATGCTTGAGTTCAGAACTCTGGTGGAGAACCTCCTCGACACCTACGTTGTCGTCCCCGCGTACAACGAGGAGCAAACCATTGGAAGCGTCCTTGACAGCCTGCTCCGCTACTTCAGGAGGGATGAGATAGTCGTCGTCAACGATGGTTCAATGGACCGAACCGAAGAGATAGCGCGCTCCTACGGGGTGCACGTCCTCACCCACCTCATCAACAGGGGCCTCGGTGGGGCGCTCGGAACGGGGATCGCCTACGCCCTCCGGAGGGGTGCGCGCCTCATAATCACCTTCGACGCGGACGGCCAGCACCTGATAGGGGACGCCCTCCGCGTGATGAGGCCAGTCGCCGAGGGGAAGGCCGACTTCGCCGTTGGCTCCCGCCTCAAGGGAGACACCAGCGAGATGCCCTTCGTCAAGAAGTTCGGCAACTTCGTGCTTGACAGCATAACCGCCATCTTTGCGGGGAAATACGTTAGCGACAGTCAGAGCGGGTTGCGCTGCTTCTCCAGGGAGTGCGCGTCGAAGATACGGATAACCTGCGACCGCTACGCTGTTTCGAGCGAGATAATAATCGAGGTCGCGAAGAACAGGTGCAGAATCATCGAAGTCCCGATAAAGGCCGTCTACACTGACTACTCGATGAGAAAGGGAACGAACGTCCTTGAGGGTGTTAAAATCGCCCTCAACCTGATGTTTGATAAGCTGAGGTGA
- a CDS encoding proteasome-activating nucleotidase, with protein sequence MSVENVDMKPSDEYDDYIMYLKRRIRQLELQVRTLEADKERLERELSRLRMEMSRLRQPPAFAGTLLEILDEDRAIVQNFNGPRFVVRIAPWIERDKLKPGSRVALDQRTMAVVELLPSEKDPSVLGFEVIERPKVTYKDIGGLDKQIHELREAVELPLRHPELFERVGIEPPKGVLLYGPPGCGKTLMAKAIAHEANATFIRVVGSELVRKFIGEGARLVHELFELAKEKAPTIIFIDEIDAIGAKRMDETTGGEREVNRTLMQLLAEMDGFDPRGNVKIIAATNRPDILDPALLRPGRFDRLIEVPLPDFRGRLEILKVHTRKMNLRDVDLRLIAEMTEGASGADLKAIATEAGMFAIRERREYVTQDDFLKAIEKVFGAEQRLAQQIAMHEVMYG encoded by the coding sequence ATGAGCGTTGAGAACGTTGATATGAAACCCTCGGACGAGTACGATGATTACATCATGTACCTGAAGAGACGCATAAGGCAGCTCGAACTTCAGGTTAGGACGCTGGAGGCGGACAAGGAGAGGCTCGAGAGGGAGCTTTCCCGCCTCAGAATGGAGATGTCGAGGCTCAGACAACCGCCGGCATTCGCGGGCACTCTCCTGGAGATACTCGACGAGGACAGGGCAATAGTTCAGAACTTCAACGGGCCGCGCTTCGTCGTCAGGATTGCCCCCTGGATAGAGCGCGACAAGCTCAAGCCCGGTTCAAGGGTCGCCCTTGACCAGAGGACTATGGCGGTTGTGGAGCTGCTGCCGAGCGAGAAGGACCCGAGTGTCCTGGGCTTCGAGGTCATAGAGAGGCCGAAGGTCACCTACAAGGACATCGGCGGTCTCGACAAGCAGATACACGAACTCAGGGAGGCCGTTGAACTGCCACTCAGACACCCGGAGCTGTTCGAGAGGGTTGGGATAGAGCCGCCGAAGGGAGTGCTCCTCTACGGTCCGCCGGGATGCGGAAAGACCCTCATGGCCAAAGCCATAGCCCATGAGGCCAACGCAACCTTCATCAGGGTTGTGGGAAGCGAACTGGTCAGGAAGTTCATAGGAGAGGGCGCCAGGCTCGTCCATGAACTCTTTGAACTCGCAAAGGAGAAGGCCCCGACCATAATATTCATCGACGAGATCGACGCCATCGGTGCTAAGAGGATGGACGAGACCACCGGCGGTGAGAGGGAGGTCAACAGGACCCTCATGCAACTCCTGGCAGAGATGGACGGCTTCGACCCGCGCGGAAACGTCAAGATAATCGCGGCCACCAACAGGCCGGACATCCTCGACCCGGCACTGCTCAGGCCCGGAAGATTCGACAGACTTATCGAAGTGCCCCTGCCGGACTTCCGCGGAAGGCTGGAGATACTCAAGGTGCACACCAGGAAGATGAACCTCAGGGACGTCGACCTCAGGCTCATAGCCGAGATGACCGAGGGGGCCAGCGGCGCTGACTTAAAAGCCATAGCGACCGAGGCGGGTATGTTCGCCATAAGGGAGAGGCGCGAGTACGTCACCCAGGACGACTTCCTGAAGGCCATAGAGAAGGTCTTCGGTGCCGAGCAGAGGCTGGCGCAGCAGATAGCGATGCACGAAGTTATGTACGGCTGA
- a CDS encoding M48 family metallopeptidase, whose protein sequence is MLFIIASLEVLLAVIALAELGLEISLAAFGAIVLLYLWVSTHDVKGRYTHLQRNEAPWLYDGIAEMARKAGLAMPKIYILDDYIPMAYSFRNTIVLSLGLFEVLDREEILAVAAHELGHIKNGDTKTFPVLAYGRYLMVLFTAVLIMLTRDMTVSVAALTLLGLYEVTRANFHKEREFQADETALRLLETPMSLKRALEELKYYEDLRVGVKSSALPSIEPTIDRNKKQKVQIIETHPSYDERILRILIEINGTNMFNNRVQ, encoded by the coding sequence ATGCTGTTCATCATAGCGAGTCTCGAGGTCCTGCTGGCGGTGATAGCCCTAGCGGAACTGGGCCTCGAAATCTCACTGGCGGCATTCGGCGCCATAGTGCTGCTGTACCTCTGGGTGTCCACCCACGACGTTAAGGGTAGGTACACACACCTCCAGAGGAACGAGGCCCCGTGGCTCTACGATGGGATCGCGGAGATGGCCAGGAAGGCGGGCCTGGCAATGCCGAAGATATACATTCTGGACGATTACATACCCATGGCATACTCCTTCAGAAACACGATAGTCCTCTCCCTCGGGCTCTTCGAGGTTCTTGACAGGGAGGAAATACTCGCGGTCGCTGCCCACGAGCTAGGCCACATAAAGAACGGGGACACGAAGACATTCCCGGTGCTGGCCTACGGCAGATACCTGATGGTGCTCTTCACAGCGGTGCTCATAATGCTTACCAGGGACATGACGGTGAGTGTGGCCGCGCTGACCCTCCTCGGACTCTATGAGGTAACGAGGGCAAACTTCCACAAGGAGCGCGAGTTCCAGGCTGACGAGACGGCCCTAAGACTCCTTGAAACCCCAATGAGTCTCAAGCGCGCCCTCGAGGAACTCAAGTACTACGAAGACCTCCGCGTTGGCGTGAAGTCCAGCGCGCTGCCGAGCATCGAACCGACCATAGACAGGAACAAAAAGCAGAAAGTTCAAATAATCGAGACCCATCCGAGCTACGATGAGAGGATCCTGAGGATACTGATCGAGATTAATGGAACCAACATGTTCAACAACCGCGTTCAGTGA
- a CDS encoding DUF2304 domain-containing protein, whose amino-acid sequence MYAVQYIAITVVVALMLYVLGKYGKKEMDWRDFLFWETILVGLLIVSVFPLEIANFIKTLLGLGRGLDALFVVAIGLTYILVFKVYMAVDRTEREITELTRKIAIELEEMNKRLEELEKKLGEGKAG is encoded by the coding sequence ATGTACGCCGTGCAGTACATAGCCATAACCGTTGTTGTCGCGCTCATGCTCTATGTCCTGGGCAAGTACGGGAAGAAGGAGATGGACTGGAGGGATTTTCTGTTCTGGGAGACGATTCTTGTTGGACTCCTGATAGTCTCGGTGTTCCCCCTCGAGATAGCCAACTTCATCAAGACCCTCCTCGGCCTTGGGAGGGGACTGGATGCCCTCTTTGTGGTCGCCATCGGGCTGACCTACATACTCGTCTTTAAGGTCTACATGGCCGTTGATAGAACAGAGCGCGAGATCACGGAGCTTACCCGGAAGATAGCGATAGAACTCGAGGAGATGAACAAAAGGCTGGAAGAGCTTGAGAAAAAGCTGGGGGAAGGAAAAGCCGGTTGA
- the dph5 gene encoding diphthine synthase yields the protein MAIYFIGLGLYDEKDITLKGLEIARKCDLVFAEFYTSLLAGTTIDKIEEMIGKPVRRLSREDVELNFERIVLSEARDRDVAFLTAGDPMVATTHSDLRIRAKQAGIESYVIHAPSIYSAIAITGLHIYKFGKSATVAYPEKNWFPTSHYDVIRENMERNLHTMLFLDIKADQNRYMTANEAMEILLQVEEMKGQGVFTPDTLVVVLARAGSLNPTLRAGYVRDMINEDFGRQPHVMVVPGKLHIVEAEYLVAFAGAPEEILEET from the coding sequence ATGGCGATATACTTCATCGGCCTTGGCCTCTACGATGAGAAGGACATCACGCTCAAGGGGCTTGAAATTGCCAGGAAATGCGATCTCGTCTTTGCGGAGTTCTACACATCCCTGCTGGCCGGGACTACCATCGATAAGATCGAGGAGATGATAGGGAAGCCCGTCAGGCGGCTGAGCAGGGAAGACGTCGAGCTGAACTTTGAGAGAATTGTGCTGAGCGAGGCTAGGGACAGGGACGTCGCCTTCCTGACGGCGGGAGATCCCATGGTGGCGACGACGCACTCGGACCTGAGGATACGGGCAAAGCAGGCCGGCATCGAGAGCTACGTCATCCACGCCCCGAGCATATACTCCGCCATTGCGATAACCGGGCTTCACATCTACAAGTTCGGCAAGAGCGCCACCGTTGCCTATCCGGAGAAGAACTGGTTCCCCACGAGCCACTACGACGTTATAAGGGAGAACATGGAGAGGAACCTGCACACGATGCTCTTCCTCGACATAAAGGCCGACCAGAACCGCTACATGACCGCCAACGAGGCGATGGAGATACTCCTCCAGGTCGAGGAGATGAAGGGGCAGGGGGTTTTCACGCCGGACACGCTCGTTGTGGTTTTAGCGAGGGCCGGCTCGCTGAACCCGACGCTCAGGGCGGGCTACGTCAGGGACATGATAAACGAGGACTTTGGCAGACAGCCCCACGTTATGGTCGTACCAGGAAAGCTCCACATAGTGGAGGCCGAGTATCTGGTGGCCTTTGCCGGGGCGCCGGAGGAGATACTGGAGGAGACGTAG
- the cas6 gene encoding CRISPR-associated endoribonuclease Cas6, whose product MRVEIKFRPAEEGTILPFNYNYDVYTQLIEKMAIVSPEIAREAEVSHVDYFTFSRIMVRKRELIPDKGIRVLSDDVSLYVSSSSNELIKAVVEGFIDSPVLQIGGATFIADDIKVLKEPKLTGKALFSTLSPIMVRTVKLSGDRMKIWDLYPNEEAFFDKLRKVMLMRYSAIHGSMPEERDFSIEVIKFKPVRILVKDTYYRGSLMIFRYTGSAEIARFGYENGFGEKTRYGFGMVKVIDEEQEREGRE is encoded by the coding sequence ATGAGAGTAGAAATAAAGTTCCGGCCCGCGGAGGAGGGCACGATTCTGCCGTTCAACTACAACTACGATGTTTATACTCAGCTCATAGAGAAGATGGCGATAGTTTCTCCCGAGATAGCGAGGGAGGCGGAGGTAAGTCATGTCGATTACTTCACCTTCTCCCGCATAATGGTCAGAAAACGCGAACTGATCCCGGACAAGGGGATACGGGTTCTCTCCGACGACGTTTCACTCTACGTCTCTTCCTCCTCCAACGAGCTTATAAAAGCCGTTGTGGAAGGATTTATAGACAGCCCCGTCCTGCAGATAGGTGGTGCCACGTTCATCGCCGACGACATAAAGGTACTCAAGGAGCCCAAGTTGACCGGAAAGGCCCTCTTCTCGACCCTCAGTCCGATAATGGTCCGCACGGTCAAGCTGAGCGGGGATAGGATGAAGATATGGGACCTCTACCCCAACGAAGAGGCCTTCTTTGACAAGCTCCGCAAGGTAATGCTCATGCGCTATTCTGCCATACACGGCTCCATGCCGGAGGAGAGGGACTTCTCGATAGAGGTCATCAAGTTCAAGCCCGTCAGGATACTCGTCAAGGACACCTACTACCGCGGTTCGCTCATGATATTCCGCTACACCGGGTCGGCTGAAATAGCCCGCTTCGGCTACGAGAACGGCTTTGGAGAAAAGACGAGGTACGGCTTTGGAATGGTCAAAGTGATAGATGAAGAGCAAGAACGAGAAGGCCGAGAATAA
- a CDS encoding 4-phosphopantoate--beta-alanine ligase → MVKIPKSHPRYWSLYYREKIIEGMEKGMTAKAGLIAHGRGEAFDYIIGEKTIEPAERAMRAAVAKLILAEHPVISVNGNVAALVPKETIELAKALGAKLEINLFYRTEERVKAIAEELRRYDPDVELLGINPTKRIPGLEHERGKVDENGIWKADVVVVPLEDGDRTEALVEMGKFVITIDLNPLSRSARMADITIVDNIVRAYPKMTELAREMKDYSREELLKIIEEYDNGKTLSDVLIHMRDRLTRLAEGGVWRKKELD, encoded by the coding sequence ATGGTGAAGATACCGAAGAGTCACCCGCGATACTGGAGCCTCTACTACAGGGAGAAGATCATCGAGGGCATGGAGAAGGGCATGACCGCGAAGGCCGGTCTAATAGCCCATGGCAGGGGCGAGGCCTTCGACTACATCATCGGCGAAAAAACCATAGAGCCGGCGGAGAGGGCGATGAGGGCCGCCGTTGCGAAGCTGATCCTGGCCGAGCACCCCGTCATCTCGGTCAACGGCAACGTTGCCGCACTCGTTCCCAAGGAGACGATAGAGCTGGCGAAGGCCCTCGGGGCAAAGCTTGAGATAAACCTGTTCTACCGCACGGAGGAGCGCGTTAAGGCCATCGCCGAGGAGCTTAGAAGGTACGACCCGGACGTGGAACTCCTCGGGATAAACCCCACGAAGAGAATACCCGGACTGGAGCACGAGCGCGGAAAGGTTGATGAGAACGGTATATGGAAGGCCGATGTAGTTGTCGTCCCGCTGGAGGACGGCGACAGAACCGAGGCTCTCGTGGAGATGGGCAAGTTCGTCATAACCATCGACCTCAACCCCCTCTCCCGCTCGGCAAGAATGGCGGATATAACCATAGTGGACAACATCGTCAGGGCATATCCGAAGATGACGGAGCTGGCCAGGGAGATGAAGGACTACAGCAGGGAGGAGTTGCTGAAGATAATCGAGGAGTACGACAACGGAAAAACGCTGAGCGACGTTCTCATCCACATGAGGGACAGGTTAACCAGGCTCGCAGAAGGAGGGGTTTGGAGAAAGAAGGAGCTTGACTAA
- a CDS encoding deoxycytidylate deaminase, translating into MAVEIFLDREKAERIKKIRPTKDEYFMLIAKLVSLRATCPRLRVGAVAVKDGYILATGYNGAPRGMDHCIDVGCLIVDGHCHRAVHAEQNVIAMAARKGISLEGATLYVTHFPCDTCFKLVLNAGIKEIVYEEMYPNEATEILLREAQEKGIVKIRQFKLSKERVRLFLEELFGEFVE; encoded by the coding sequence ATGGCGGTGGAGATATTCCTGGACAGAGAAAAGGCCGAGAGGATAAAGAAGATACGACCAACCAAGGACGAGTACTTCATGCTCATAGCAAAGCTCGTATCACTAAGGGCCACCTGTCCGCGCCTCAGGGTGGGAGCCGTCGCCGTAAAGGACGGCTACATACTGGCAACGGGCTACAACGGCGCACCGAGGGGAATGGACCACTGCATCGACGTCGGCTGCCTCATAGTGGACGGCCACTGCCACAGGGCTGTCCACGCGGAGCAGAACGTCATAGCGATGGCGGCAAGGAAGGGCATAAGCCTCGAGGGGGCAACCCTCTACGTAACCCACTTCCCCTGCGACACCTGCTTCAAGCTCGTCCTCAACGCGGGGATAAAGGAGATAGTCTACGAAGAAATGTACCCCAACGAGGCGACGGAGATACTCCTGAGGGAAGCCCAGGAAAAGGGAATAGTAAAGATAAGGCAGTTCAAGCTCTCCAAGGAGAGGGTGAGGCTCTTCCTGGAGGAGCTGTTCGGGGAGTTCGTTGAGTGA
- a CDS encoding helix-turn-helix domain-containing protein, with translation MLEKEKEALAKRIAGEITLSSDPGKTMRKWREIFGISQTELAEYLGVSSSVISDYEGGRRKSPGASTIRKFVEALLDIDERRGGNVIRAFSKTLGSELPTSAILDIREFALPITIKDLVDAVRGEVVANMHLIDRRLYGYTVVDSIKAILEMSSEEFLKLYGWTTERALIFTKVTTGRSPMIAVRVQGLKPAVVVLHGVKKLDELAVKLAERERVPLVVSNASSEAELIANLRRLVEKTEREF, from the coding sequence ATGCTTGAAAAGGAGAAAGAAGCTCTGGCAAAGAGGATAGCGGGAGAAATAACCCTCTCCTCCGACCCCGGTAAAACCATGCGCAAGTGGCGTGAAATATTCGGTATCAGCCAGACGGAACTGGCCGAATACCTCGGAGTTTCTTCTTCGGTCATCAGCGACTATGAGGGCGGGAGGAGGAAGAGTCCCGGCGCTTCGACAATAAGGAAGTTCGTTGAGGCCCTTCTGGACATTGACGAAAGACGGGGCGGGAACGTCATCAGGGCCTTCAGCAAGACCCTCGGGAGCGAGCTGCCTACGAGCGCGATACTCGACATAAGGGAATTTGCCCTGCCGATTACCATAAAGGACCTCGTTGATGCTGTCAGGGGCGAGGTAGTTGCGAACATGCACCTCATCGACAGGCGCCTCTACGGCTACACCGTCGTCGACAGCATAAAGGCCATCCTCGAAATGAGCAGCGAGGAGTTTCTAAAGCTCTACGGCTGGACGACCGAGAGGGCGCTCATATTCACCAAGGTGACCACCGGAAGGAGTCCCATGATAGCTGTCCGTGTTCAGGGGCTTAAACCCGCGGTGGTGGTTCTCCACGGCGTCAAAAAGCTCGACGAACTCGCGGTAAAGCTGGCGGAGCGCGAGAGGGTTCCCCTCGTGGTATCGAACGCCTCCAGCGAGGCAGAACTGATAGCGAACCTTAGAAGACTGGTGGAAAAAACGGAGAGGGAGTTTTAG